A region from the Gossypium hirsutum isolate 1008001.06 chromosome A08, Gossypium_hirsutum_v2.1, whole genome shotgun sequence genome encodes:
- the LOC107916839 gene encoding LOW QUALITY PROTEIN: L-cysteine desulfhydrase (The sequence of the model RefSeq protein was modified relative to this genomic sequence to represent the inferred CDS: inserted 2 bases in 2 codons) — MEHEDPRNSESPHRSSKKPKFSSNYIPESEIRDEFSHHQPRVARINNGSFGSCPGSVLAAQRRWQLQFLRQPDAFYFNTLRNGITASRMIIKDLINADHVDEVSLVDNATTAAAIVLQQIGHSFAEGKFKKSDTVLMLHCAYQAVKKSIQAYVTRAGGSVVEVRLPFPVNSEEEIISEFKXSITEGKSNGRKIRLAIIDHITSMPSVVIPVKELVRVCREEGIDQVFVDAAHAIGSLKVDVKEIGADFYVSNLHKWFFCPPSVAFLHCKKSNASSDVHHPVVSHEYGNGLPIESSWIGTRDYSSQLVIPAVLEFVNRFEGGIEGXMERNHEQVVKMGKMLAESWGTNLGSPPEMCTVMIMVGLPSRLCLNSEEDASRLRSYLRDCHEVEVPKDGEDGVRANDGCITGYVRISHQVYNTLDDYEKLRDAINQIVEDGKTCKMLCIE; from the exons ATGGAGCACGAAGACCCTCGAAACAGTGAGTCGCCTCACCGCAGCTCCAAAAAACCCAAGTTTTCTTCCAATTACATACCGGAATCCGAAATCCGAGACGAGTTCTCTCACCACCAACCACGTGTCGCTCGTATCAATAACGGGAGTTTCGGTAGCTGCCCCGGTTCGGTTCTTGCTGCCCAACGCCGGTGGCAGCTCCAGTTCCTCCGACAACCTGATGCCTTTTACTTTAATACCCTCCGTAATGGAATAACGGCGTCGCGGATGATCATAAAGGACCTCATCAACGCCGACCACGTCGACGAGGTCTCCCTTGTTGATAACGCGACAACCGCCGCCGCCATCGTCCTCCAACAGATTGGTCATAGTTTCGCCGAAGGGAAGTTCAAGAAAAGCGACACTGTTTTGATGTTGCACTGTGCGTATCAAGCCGTTAAGAAATCAATCCAGGCCTACGTAACACGTGCTGGTGGCTCCGTCGTCGAGGTACGGCTACCGTTCCCGGTAAATTCAGAGGAAGAAATCATTTCCGAGTTCA AATCAATCACGGAAGGAAAATCAAACGGTAGGAAGATAAGGTTAGCGATTATTGATCATATTACGTCAATGCCATCCGTTGTTATTCCGGTAAAAGAATTAGTTAGGGTTTGTAGAGAGGAAGGAATAGATCAGGTTTTTGTAGACGCGGCACACGCGATAGGGAGCTTGAAAGTAGATGTTAAAGAAATTGGAGCTGATTTTTATGTTAGCAATTTACATAAATGGTTTTTTTGCCCGCCTTCTGTAGCGTTTTTACATTGTAAGAAATCGAATGCATCATCTGATGTGCATCACCCTGTTGTTTCACATGAATATGGGAACGGATTGCCGATAGAGAGTTCATGGATAGGGACTAGGGATTACAGTTCTCAGCTCGTGATTCCTGCGGTTTTAGAGTTTGTGAACCGGTTTGAAGGTGGGATTGAGG TAATGGAGAGGAACCATGAACAGGTGGTGAAGATGGGGAAGATGTTGGCAGAATCTTGGGGGACAAATTTAGGGTCGCCCCCGGAGATGTGTACGGTGATGATTATGGTCGGTTTGCCTTCAAGGTTGTGTCTTAATAGTGAAGAGGATGCTTCGAGGTTGAGGTCGTATTTACGGGATTGTCATGAGGTTGAAGTTCCAAAAGATGGGGAGGATGGAGTTAGGGCTAATGATGGGTGTATTACAGGATATGTGAGAATCTCTCATCAGGTTTATAATACATTAGACGATTATGAGAAATTGCGGGATGCTATTAATCAAATAGTTGAGGATGGGAAAACTTGCAAAATGCTTTGTATAGAATAA
- the LOC107916844 gene encoding squamosa promoter-binding-like protein 1 (The RefSeq protein has 12 substitutions compared to this genomic sequence), protein MEARYGSEAQLHGVSPEDLQAVGKRTLEWNLNDWKWDGDLFVASRMNPVSADGMGRQFFPLGSGIPGNSSNSSSSCSDEVDLETERKRELEKRRRVTVVKDDSLNEEAGSLTLKLGGQDGHGNPLSQRDTINWEGTSGKKTKLSGGSGNRAVCQVDDCRADLSDAKDYHRRHKVCEMHSKASKTLVGNVMQRFCQQCSRFHVLQEFDDGKRSCRRRLAGHNKRRRKRNPEAVVNGNSLNDEQTSGYLLLSLLKILSNLHSNTSGQTTDQDVLSHLLRSLANHTSEQGGRNISGLLPVPQDIEAVSALFSNGQGPHQLFKQHITGPALEMPQKAVCSHDTRGAEVQGSAAGVVKMNDFDLNDIYIDSDNSTDDIERSPAPVNRGTSSLDCPSWVQQTSHHSSPPQTSRNSDSASGQSPSSSSGGAQSRTNRIVFKLFGKEPNDFPLVLRAQILDWLSHSPTDIESYIRPGCIVLTIYLRQAEAAWDDLCSNLSFSLSRLLDCSDDTFWRTGWICIRVQDQIAFIYNGQVLVDTYLPLGSVRYSKIVNVKPIAVSATERAQFSVKGINLSRPATRLLCSVEGKYLVQNDSHELIDDNDDFKEQDELQCINFSCSIPTVTGRGFIEIEDPCFSSSFFPFIVAEDDVCSEIRMLESLLEITDTDADVGRMEAKNVAMDFIHEVGWLLHRSQLKSRLGQLDPSSESFSLRRFKWLMEFSMDHEWCAVVKKLLNILLDGTVGSGEHHSIDLALTEMSLLHRAVRKNCRPLVELLLRFIPENASDKLGFENRTVAAGVDKTFLFRPDVLGPGGLTPLHIAAGKDGSEDVLDALTDDPGKVGIDAWNSAQDSTGSTPEDYARLRGHYSYIHLVQRKINKRSLSGHVVVDIPATPSVSSPNQKQNNETTTSFEISQLELRPVKRHCKLCDQKLPYSYGMVTNMSLSYRPAMLSMVAIAAVCVCVALLFKSCPEVVYVFRPFRWELLDYGAS, encoded by the exons atggaggctCGATATGGAAGTGAAGCTCAGTTGTATGGTGTGAGTCCGGAGGATCTGCAGGCTGTGGGGAAAAGGACATTGGAGTGGAATTTGAATGATTGGAAATGGGATGGTGACCTTTTTGTTGCTAGCCGGATGAATCTGGTGTCTGCTGATGGTATGGGGAGGCAGTTTTTCCCGCTGGGGTCCAGTATTCCTGGCAATTCATCCAATAGTTCATCGTCATGCTCTGACGAAGTGGATCTGGAAACTGAAAGGAAAAGGGAATTGGAGAAGAGGAGAAGGGTCACTGTGGTCAAAGATGACAGTCTGAATGAAGAAGCAGGTAGCCTTACTTTGAAGCTTGGGGGCCAAGATGGTCATGGTAATCTACTTAGCCAAAGAGATACAATAAATTGGGAGGGAACTAGTGGGAAGAAGACCAAGTTGAGTGGAGGTTCTGGAAATCGTGCAGTTTGTCAGGTTGATGACTGCAGGGCTGATCTGAGTGATGCCAAGGATTATCATAGGCGGCATAAGGTTTGTGAGATGCATTCCAAGGCTAGTAAAACACTGGTCGGAAATGTCATGCAGCGATTTTGTCAGCAGTGTAGTCG GTTTCATGTCCTTCAAGAGTTTGATGACGGTAAGAGAAGCTGTCGCAGACGTCTGGCTGGCCACAATAAAAGGAGGAGGAAAAGAAATCCTGAAGCTGTCGTCAATGGCAATTCACTGAATGATGAGCAAACTAGTGGTTATCTGTTGTTAAGTCTTCTGAAGATACTTTCTAATTTGCATT CTAACACATCTGGCCAGGCCACGGACCAGGATGTTCTGTCTCATCTTCTAAGGAGCCTTGCAAACCATACCAATGAACAAGGAGGAAGAAACATATCTGGGCTTCTGCCCGTACCTCAAGATATAGAAGCTGTTTCAGCTTTGTTTTCTAATGGCCAAGGCCCTCATCAGCTTTTCAAGCAGCATATCACTGGACCTGCATTGGAGATGCCACAGAAAGCAGTATGTTCTCATGATACTAGGGGTGCTAAGGTCCAAGGCAGTGCTGCTGGAGTGGTCAAGATGAATGATTTTGATCTGAATGACATATATATTGACTCAGACAATAGCACAGATGACATAGAGAGGTCACCTGCACCTGTGAATATAGGGACTAGCTCTCTTGATTGCCCTTCATGGGTTCAACAGACCTCTCATCAGTCAAGTCCACCCCAGACCAGTAGGAATTCAGATTCAGCATCTGGCCAATCACCTTCTAGTTCCAGTGGTGGTGCTCAG AGCCGTACAAATAGGATTGTGTTTAAATTATTTGGGAAAGAACCAAATGATTTTCCTTTGGTCTTGCGAGCACAG ATTCTTGATTGGCTATCTCATAGTCCCACCGACATTGAGAGCTATATTAGGCCTGGTTGCATTGTTCTCACAATTTATCTTCGTCAAGCTGAGGCTGCTTGGGATGAT CTGTGCTCTAATCTGAGTTTCAGTTTGAGTCGACTTCTGGATTGTTCGGATGACACTTTCTGGAGGACTGGATGGATTTGTATAAGGGTGCAAGATCAGATAGCATTCATTTATAATG GTCAGGTTCTGGTAGATACGTATTTACCTCTTGGTAGCGTCCGTTATAGTAAAATTGTGAATGTCAAACCAATTGCAGTATCTGCAACTGAGAGAGCTCAATTTTCAGTTAAAGGTATCAATCTGTCTCGGCCAGCCACAAG GTTGCTCTGTTCAGTAGAAGGGAAGTATCTGGTGCAAAATGATTCTCATGAGTTGATAGATGACAATGATGATTTCAAGGAGCAAGATGAGTTACAGTGCATTAACTTCTCTTGCTCTATCCCTACTGTGACTGGGAGAGGATTCATTGAG ATTGAAGACCCTTGCTTTAGCAGCAGTTTCTTCCCTTTCATTGTTGCTGAGGATGATGTTTGTTCAGAGATCCGAATGCTTGAGAGTTTACTGGAGATTACCGACACTGATGCCGATGTTGGCAGAATGGAAGCCAAAAATGTAGCCATGGACTTCATTCATGAAGTTGGTTGGCTTCTTCATAGAAGTCAATTGAAGTCTAGATTGGGCCAGTTGGATCCTAGCTCAGAATCCTTTTCTCTAAGGCGGTTCAAGTGGCTTATGGAGTTCTCTATGGACCATGAGTGGTGTGCTGTAGTGAAGAAACTTCTAAATATTCTTCTTGATGGAACAGTGGGCTCTGGGGAGCACCACTCTATCGACCTTGCATTAACAGAGATGAGTCTTCTTCACAGAGCTGTTAGGAAAAATTGTAGACCTCTAGTGGAGCTCCTTTTAAGATTTATTCTGGAGAACGCTTCAGATAAATTAGGATTTGAGAACAGGACAGTCGCTGCTGGTGTTGATAAAACCTTCTTGTTTAGACCTGATGTACTAGGCCCTGGAGGTTTGACTCCTCTTCACATTGCAGCTGGTAAAGATGGTTCCGAGGATGTGTTGGATGCATTAACTGATGATCCTGGAAAG GTTGGCATTGATGCTTGGAATAGTGCTCAGGACAGCACTGGCTCTACACCTGAAGATTATGCTCGCTTACGTGGCCACTACTCGTACATCCACTTGGTACAAAGGAAAATTAACAAGAGATCACCTTCTGGGCATGTGGTGGTTGACATTCCCGCCACTCCCTCTGTCTCCAGCACAAACCAGAAGCAAAACAATGAGACAACCACCAGCTTTGAGATAAGCCAGCTCGAATTGAGACCCGTGAAGCGACATTGCAAGCTTTGTGACCAGAAGCTTCCTTATAGCTATGGGATGGTGACCAATATGTCATTGAGTTACAGGCCTGCAATGCTGTCGATGGTAGCAATTGCTGCAGTCTGCGTCTGTGTTGCTCTATTATTTAAGAGCTGTCCGGAAGTTGTGTACGTGTTCCGTCCCTTCAGATGGGAACTGTTGGACTATGGTGCAAGCTGA